ATACAGTTTTCAAGCTCCCGTATATTTCCGGGGAAGTTACATTTGAAAAGTTCATTTATGAATGTTGTGCTTAATTTTTTGTTTAATTTATACTCTTTATTGAGCTTTGTGACGATGAAATTTGCTAACTCTGGAATATCCTCTTTCCTCTGGCGTAAAGGTGGGAGGTAGATGGTAAAAACATTTAATCTATAGTAGAGATCTAATCTAAAGTTCCCTTTTTGTACCTCTTCGGATAAGTTTTTGTTGGTTGCCGCGATGATCCTTACATCTGCTTTAATGGTGGAGGTTCCTCCAACCCTTTCAAACTCTTTTTCTTGAATTATTCGCAGTAATTTGCTTTGTAAGCCCAAAGGCATATCACCTATTTCATCTAAGAAGAGTGTTCCACCGTTTGCTAACTCAAATTTACCTTTCTTCTGGGCTACAGCGCCGGTGAATGCACCTTTTTCATATCCAAAAATTTCACTTTCTATCAGTTCTGCAGGTATAGCTGCGCAGTTTATTGCTATAAAAGGCCCTTTAGCCCTGTCACTATTATAGTGAATGGTCTTTGCTACAACCTCTTTCCCTGTGCCACTTTCCCCAATTAATAGCACAGGTGCTTTTGATTTTGTTACTATAGAAATCTGTTCAAATACCGTTTTCATCACCTTGCTTTTTCCCACGAGACTTTTATAGTTGTATTTGTCGATGACCTGTGTCATGAGTCTATCGTGGGATTGCTTTAAAGATTCTATCTCCTGTTGAAGAAGCTTTGTTCGTTTTAGGTAATTGCCTAACATGTTTGATATAATGCTCATTAGATCAAACTCTGTTTTTATGTTAATGGTTTCTGAAAGGTCTTTGTCAACAGCCAAAACCCCATATTTCTTATTCTCATTATCTTTAATTATGACAGCATAAAAGGCTGTGTCTTCAAAATTAAAATCTCTGTGGATTTTATTTAAAAACATAGGTTCCTGACTTATATCAGGTATCATCATGGAGATGCCCAGTTTAAAAACTCTACCGACTATGCCCTCACCAGGTTTATAGTGAATCTTTTTCAGTGTCTCTTGATCTATCCCTACTGCACCTTTTACAAACAACAGGTCAGAGCTTTCATCGTAGATTAGGATCATCCCTCTCCTTAGTTTCATATGATCTACAAGTATATCTATGACTTTTTGGAAAGGGTTATATTTTTTTTCATCCTCCAAAAGTATTTTACTTATATTGTATACTGCTTCGAAAGCAAGCTTATAAAACCTTATTTTTTCTGTTTCTGGCATACTATCTTTTCATTATCGAGATTTCTTTTACCAAACTATCTGATTTTAACCGTTTAAAGAGGTACTTCATATCTCTAAACACAAGTATATCCTTCCCATTTATAAAACAGTAAGCCTCTCTTCCCACTTCAAGAGAACATTTGAACAGTTCGTGGGTGGGTAATAAAACAGAAATTACCCTTTTGCCACTTCTCAATGTAAGGCTTGTCATGATATCGCCTTTGTCTATTTCATCAACAATTACTTTTATAAGTGCATAACTTTTCATCATCTACCTCTAATATTTTGTTTTCACTTATCAATCCAACCGCATCTGATCTGCATTGCTTGCAATGTTTCATAACTTTAGATATACTACCCAGTTCAAGAGCTGAGTCGAATCTGGCTAACGTTAGCTCTTCATCTGTAGGAGGCCTTATACCTTTTTTGGAAAACTTTGTAGAATTGTCTGCAGGGTGCATAAGGGGGATTATATTATGTATAAAGCCTCCATGTTTCTTTATCATTTTAGCTATTGAGGGTATATTAGCATCATTTATGCCAGGGATCAAAATGGTGTTTACCTTTACGATTATACCTTCTGCTGGGAGTAACTTTAATGCATTCATTTGGTTTTCTATCAATAACTTGGCACCAGATTCCCCTTTCATTACTTTGTTTTTATACCTGATAAAGGAGTATATGAGACTGCCTATTTTTTCATCGGTAGTATTTATTGTTATAGTTACATGGTCAATTTTTAAAAAGCGTATTTCATAGATAAAATTAATGAGTTCCAATCCATTTGTACTTATACATAGCTTTATTTCGTTGTCTATGTTTCTTATTAATTCAAATGTTTTAAAGGTTTCATAGGGATTGGCAAGGGGATCACCTGGTCCTGCTATACCGACGACAGATAGATTTTTTAGTATCTTCTTATATCTTACAAATATATCTGCGGCTTCATCTGGGCTTATTACCTTACTTGTGACACCTGGTCTAGATTCATTTACGCAGTCAAATTTTCTACTACAATAATTACACCCTATGTTACACTCTGGTGCAACTGGTAGATGAATCCTTGCATATTTGGTGTGTGCCTTTTCACAATAGCAGGGGTGGTTTCTTATCTTTTCTCTGATTTGGTCGTTCATATTTACCTCCTAAGGATCTTTGTGCAACGGTAATGCCATTTAGTTTTGTAATAAATGTGACAAAAAAGATG
This genomic window from Calditerrivibrio sp. contains:
- the nifB gene encoding nitrogenase cofactor biosynthesis protein NifB gives rise to the protein MNDQIREKIRNHPCYCEKAHTKYARIHLPVAPECNIGCNYCSRKFDCVNESRPGVTSKVISPDEAADIFVRYKKILKNLSVVGIAGPGDPLANPYETFKTFELIRNIDNEIKLCISTNGLELINFIYEIRFLKIDHVTITINTTDEKIGSLIYSFIRYKNKVMKGESGAKLLIENQMNALKLLPAEGIIVKVNTILIPGINDANIPSIAKMIKKHGGFIHNIIPLMHPADNSTKFSKKGIRPPTDEELTLARFDSALELGSISKVMKHCKQCRSDAVGLISENKILEVDDEKLCTYKSNC
- the nifA gene encoding nif-specific transcriptional activator NifA, which translates into the protein MPETEKIRFYKLAFEAVYNISKILLEDEKKYNPFQKVIDILVDHMKLRRGMILIYDESSDLLFVKGAVGIDQETLKKIHYKPGEGIVGRVFKLGISMMIPDISQEPMFLNKIHRDFNFEDTAFYAVIIKDNENKKYGVLAVDKDLSETINIKTEFDLMSIISNMLGNYLKRTKLLQQEIESLKQSHDRLMTQVIDKYNYKSLVGKSKVMKTVFEQISIVTKSKAPVLLIGESGTGKEVVAKTIHYNSDRAKGPFIAINCAAIPAELIESEIFGYEKGAFTGAVAQKKGKFELANGGTLFLDEIGDMPLGLQSKLLRIIQEKEFERVGGTSTIKADVRIIAATNKNLSEEVQKGNFRLDLYYRLNVFTIYLPPLRQRKEDIPELANFIVTKLNKEYKLNKKLSTTFINELFKCNFPGNIRELENCIERAYFNSKTNIITENALKCNSCRVIISQIEVDNQYPSHTTEREHQETESQQEIREHKRVLTSEKDLILEALEKCGWVQAKAARYLGMTIRQLNYRISKLNIEIKKI